A genome region from Chelonia mydas isolate rCheMyd1 chromosome 24, rCheMyd1.pri.v2, whole genome shotgun sequence includes the following:
- the DCST1 gene encoding E3 ubiquitin-protein ligase DCST1 — protein MGRPRWQKPPNTTLKRAVGLLPSSCARFLWSQPDQFRLSKFFLGAGVGGFLALGLSQLLIFPMSIEEGHKIKLMYGLAGVSALGWGVSPHFRCASLLVVPKFLGKEGRLYLLTYVLAAVYDGPIANMRHNLDEVIHSVGCTVELQINHSRQIWRVSTAPLRAMLRDLVRGGRTLNAETRNISQAFAGLNKQVASEAGYGVRRPRRAQGRRAPSTQQMYEQKTKLRCKYVADEAIRRCQAWFDAKHKACLRSIAVPLISHLLCLPMKFRFLCHVVQVMYPWCRDKIPVEGNFGQTYDKVNSSVVGISQDFSAQLVVKHEPQDTLVGANVSRERLTEEVASHVRQQSARLGQTISVLRLLLSCTFLFIFIAAFSYTNHYNHDIRFDNLYVTTYFRQLDARRWKQKKRTLLPLRRAEVSGVIFPCRPAVQPPELKSLMLELLECIPPLLFLLLAWGLDHVLYTMLSVIRHHSFVQYSFRSSHHLEVRVGGHSLLARLLRSTIGALNTSSEMALESTNLGEGGRWTPLPHMEGALPQTWGSCGCRLPRPGPSLPSCGAAAQAKPSCCPRPWASVPCSPSPQEIHWGPPDQSSGCSRGGGGEWDEGNMEPRPHPDCLSVRPPPAACLPQPQAMTQRDYLASCLPLGALVLLCLGQVYASRLHRTIAAFYFPKREKKRVLFLYNELLHKRQAFVRLQGRRIARHAQRHQAFVKPLLERVYLWCPRLRRCLPRYCVLCGSPESRTSPQCPTPTCGTTYCQPCWRDMGQICFACTPGHTPLSGDSSSEEQMTYAD, from the exons ATGGGGAGACCGAGGTGGCAGAAACCGCCCAATACAA CCCTGAAGCGAGCCGTGGGCCtgctgccctccagctgtgcccgcTTCCTCTGGAGCCAGCCCGACCAGTTCCGCCTCAGCAAGTTCTTCCTGGGTGCGGGCGTCGGGGGCTTCCTGGCCCTCG GcctctcccagctcctcatcttccccatgaGCATCGAGGAGGGTCACAAGATAAAGCTGATGTACGGGCTGGCAG GTGTCAGCGCCCTGGGCTGGGGCGTCTCCCCGCACTTCCGCTGTGCCAGCCTCCTGGTCGTCCCCAAGTTCCTGGGCAAGGAGGGGCGGCTGTACCTGCTCACCTACGTCCTGGCTGCCGTCTATGACG GCCCCATCGCCAACATGCGGCACAACCTGGACGAGGTGATCCACTCCGTGGGCTGCACCGTGGAGCTGCAGATCAACCACAGCCGGCAGATCTGGAGGGTGTCCACGGCCCCCCTGCGCGCCATGCTGCGAGACTTGGTG AGGGGCGGGCGGACCCTCAATGCGGAGACCCGGAACATCTCGCAGGCTTTCGCGGGGCTGAACAAGCAGGTGGCCAGTGAGGCGGGGTACGGCGTGAGGCGCCCGCGCCGGGCACAGGGGCGCCGCGCCCCCAGCACACAGCAGATGTACGAGCAGAAAACCAAACTGCGCTGCAAAT acGTAGCTGACGAGGCCATCAGGCGCTGCCAGGCCTGGTTCGATGCCAAGCACAAGGCCTGTCTGCGGAGCATCGCTGTGCCCCTCATCAGCCACCTGCTCTGCCTACCCATGAAGTTCAGGTTCCTCTGCCACGTGGTGCAGG tgaTGTACCCATGGTGCAGGGACAAGATCCCCGTGGAGGGGAACTTCGGCCAGACCTACGACAAGGTGAACAGCTCCGTGGTCGGCATCAGCCAGGACTTCAGCGCCCAGCTGGTCGTCAAG catgAGCCCCAGGACACACTGGTGGGCGCAAACGTGTCCCGGGAGCGGCTCACCGAGGAGGTGGCCTCGCACGTGCGTCAGCAGAGCGCCCGGCTGGGCCAGACCATCTCCGTGCTGCGCTTGCTGCTCTCCTGCACCTTCCTCTTCATCTTCATCGC CGCTTTCTCCTACACAAACCACTACAACCACGACATCCGCTTCGACAACCTCTACGTCACCACCTACTTCCGCCAGCTTGACGCCCGGCGCTGGAAGCAG AAGAAGCGCACGTTGCTGCCCCTGCGCCGGGCCGAGGTCTCCGGCGTGATCTTCCCGTGCAGGCCGGCCGTGCAGCCGCCCGAGCTGAAGAGCCTG ATGCTGGAGCTGCTGGAGTGCATCCCCCCActgctcttcctgctgctggcctggggcctGGACCACGTGCTCTACACCATGCTCAGCGTTATCCGGCACCATTCCTTCGTGCAGTACTCCTTCCGCA GCAGCCACCACCTGGAGGTGCGGGTCGGGGGCCACTCCCTGCTGGCCCGGCTTCTCCGAAGCACCATTGGTGCCTTGAACACGTCCTCCGAGATGGCGCTGGAGTCGACTAACCTGGGTGAGGGGGGGAGatggacacccctcccccacatggaGGGTGCCCTCCCCCAGACATGGGGATCCTGCGGGTGCAGGCTCCCGCGGCctggcccatctctgcccagctgcGGGGCTGCTGCCCAGGCCAAGCCCAGCTGCTGTCCACGGCCTTGGGCATCtgtgccctgctccccctcccctcaggaaATTCACTGGGGGCCTCCCGA tcagagctctggctgctccaggggtgggggcggggaatgggacgAGGGGAACATGGAGCCGAGGCCTCACCCTGACTGTCTGTCTGTCCgacccccccccgcagcctgccTTCCGCAGCCCCAGGCCATGACACAGCGCGACTACCTGGCCAGCTGCCTGCCCCTGGGGGCCCTGGTGCTGCTGTGCCTGGGGCAGGTGTATGCCTCCCGTCTGCATCGCACCATTGCTGCCTTCTATTTCCCCAAG CGGGAGAAGAAGCGGGTTCTCTTCCTGTACAACGAGCTGCTACACAAGCGCCAGGCCTTTGTCCGGCTGCAGGGGAGACGCATCGCCCGGCATGCCCAGCGGCACCAGGCTTTC GTGAAGCCCCTGCTGGAGCGTGTCTACCTCTGGTGCCCGCGTCTGCGCCGCTGTCTGCCCCGGTACTGTGTGCTGTGTGGCTCGCCTGAGAGCCGCACCTCCCCGCAGTGCCCCACGCCCACCTGTGGCACCACGTActgccagccctgctggaggGACATGGGGCAGATCTGCTTCGCCTGCACCCCTGGCCACACGCCCCTGTCTGGAGACAGCAGCAGCGAGGAGCAGATGACATACGCGGACTGA
- the DCST2 gene encoding DC-STAMP domain-containing protein 2, translating into MGLVSALRRALGTSRQGPRPRSRKGSGGPGLAGESPVRGVVRSARGFVLGMTLASLYGALVLFAQSYSIWYCLVSTATLGTGLGLGMAFSSKVRVTVLLMLPHVFSKQGKNVLLLVALGMAMQGPCANLLLNFARAAQAVSCGAELTLNQTAEMLQRAREPLLNALTRIKAIAQKAKVVGDRVRKFFRSVMDAVRHVARALRNVWYWLVHMGEVCNQELGAPYTKCLRLFDSAKDECERVIPALFFLCYVLLLFKPLCGLANVLLVFCIIPQYVGTFLRSKVVAPVLRGLNRVRREFEFNISAVNQFDVSLNSTKSLAQVALDIMEAIGLRLQPAREVLSLCTHISSVVLLYLYLQALLYRRRYLHDDDFDNIYITERFLAMDVLRARQGRPTVLPLSARESTKYICPGSPFLSRRERFGYSLALVGVLRHVLLGLALILLDYGVFWLLDLVRYQLHGEIVARAPVVMSVSVNGTGYTGEIYRDLVSSFDALQRGNVSVLSRRCRLRPAEPDYHAYLLIGLMYGVCFFIAIFGSYVGRLRRVVCASYYPSREQERTCFLYNSILTRRTGLASSLLRATRQRAADEGHTNLLLILASKLPLCAWLARRMGVHQQYCMGCGRISGGAASQDFITCITPGCRGIYCRACHQQLSNACAICMAPLAYQGDVDEEIDSSDEETVGLWLGATRALRGQEQEQRCRLRQLLRRRIRQRVRGQGSCRRLPQELAEWVWAQLEEDESGDSSGASTPSPMAAGDDSSSDLDFSYQNQPEDSDREGGALPGPSPPKPAELEEVKTIPDTSQ; encoded by the exons ATGGGGCTTGTCTCAGCTCTCCGCAGGGCTCTGGGCACATCAAGGCAGGGCCCACGGCCCAGGAGCAGGAAGGGCAGTGGCGGGCCAGGGCTGGCGGGGGAGAGCCCCGTGCGGGGCGTGGTGCGCAGCGCGCGTGGCTTCGTCCTGGGCATGACCCTGGCCAGCCTCTACGGTGCCCTGGTGCTCTTCGCGCAGAGCTACAGCATCTGGTACTGCCTGGTGTCCACCGCCACCCTGGGCACCGGCCTGGGGCTGGGCATGGCCTTCTCCAGCAAGGTGCGCGTCACCGTCCTGCTCATGCTGCCCCACGTCTTCTCCA AGCAGGGGAAGAACgtgcttctgctggtggcactgGGCATGGCCATGCAGGGGCCCTGCGCCAACCTTCTGCTGAACTTCGCCCGAGCGGCCCAGGCCGTGTCCTGCGGGGCCGAGCTCACCCTCAACCAGACGGCCGAGATGCTGCAGAGAGCCAGGGAGCCGCTGCTCA ACGCCCTGACCAGGATCAAGGCCATCGCCCAGAAGGCCAAGGTGGTGGGCGACCGCGTCCGCAAGTTCTTCCGCTCCGTCATGGACGCCGTGCGACACGTTG CCCGGGCCCTGCGGAACGTGTGGTACTGGTTGGTGCACATGGGCGAGGTGTGCAACCAGGAGCTGGGCGCCCCCTACACCAAGTGCCTGCGGCTCTTCGACTCTGCCAAGGACGAGTGTGAGCGTGTCATCCCCGCCCTCTTCTTCCTCTGCTAcgtcctcctcctcttcaagCCGCTCTGTGGCCTGGCCAATG TGCTCCTGGTCTTCTGCATCATCCCCCAGTACGTGGGGACCTTCCTGCGCAGCAAAGTCGTGGCCC CTGTCCTGAGGGGGCTGAACCGCGTGCGCAGGGAGTTTGAGTTCAACATCTCGGCCGTGAACCAGTTCGACGTCAGCCTCAACTCCACCAAGAGCCTGGCCCAGGTGGCCCTGGACATCATGGAGGCCATTGGCCTGCGGCTGCAGCCGGCCCGCgaggtgctgagcctctgcaCACACATCTCCTCCGTCGTCCTCCTCTACCTCTACCTGCA GGCCCTGCTCTATCGCAGACGGTACCTGCACGACGACGACTTCGACAACATCTATATCACCGAGCGCTTCCTGGCCATGGACGTGCTGCGGGCGCGGCAGGGCAGGCCCACCGTGCTGCCCCTCTCCGCGCGGGAAAGCACCAAGTACATCTGCCCGG GCTCCCCGTTCCTGTCGCGCCGCGAGCGCTTCGGTTACAGCCTGGCCCTGGTCGGCGTCCTGCGTCACGTGCTCCTCGGCCTCGCCCTCATCCTCCTTGACTACGGCGTCTTCTGGCTGCTTGACCTGGTCCGCTACCAGCTGCACGGCGAGATCGTCGCCAGGG CCCCCGTGGTGATGAGCGTCAGTGTGAACGGGACGGGCTACACGGGCGAGATCTACCGCGACCTGGTCTCGTCGTTCGACGCCCTGCAGCGCGGCAACGTCAGCGTGCTGTCCCGCCGGTGCCGCCTGCGTCCCGCCGAGCCGGACTACCACGCCTACCTGCTCATCG GACTCATGTACGGCGTGTGCTTCTTCATCGCTATCTTCGGCAGCTACGTGGGGCGCTTGCGCAGGGTCGTGTGTGCCTCGTATTACCCCTCCCGCGAGCAG GAGCGGACGTGCTTCCTCTACAACAGCATCCTGACGCGGCGGACAGGCCTGGCGAGCTCCCTGCTCCGGGCCACGAGGCAGCGGGCAGCCGACGAAGGCCACACCAACCTGCTCCTCATCCTCGCCTCCAA GTTGCCCCTGTGCGCCTGGCTGGCGCGGAGGATGGGCGTCCACCAGCAGTACTGCATGGGCTGCGGGCGCATCAGCGGGGGGGCCGCCAGCCAGGACTTCATCACCTGCATCACCCCTGGCTGCAGAG ggatcTACTGCAGGGCATGCCACCAGCAGCTCAGCAATGCCTGCGCCATCTGCATGGCCCCCCTGGCCTACCAGGGCGACGTGGACGAAGAGAT CGACTCCAGTGACGAGGAGACcgtggggctgtggctgggtgcCACACGGGCGCTgcgggggcaggagcaggagcagaggtgCCGACTGCGCCAGCTGCTGCGAAGGCGCATCCGCCAGAGGGTGCGAGGCCAGGGGTCCTGCCGGCGCCTGCCCCAGGAGCTGGCCGAGTGGGTCtgggcccagctggaggaggatgagagCGGAGACAGCTCCGGGGCCAGCActcccagccccatggcagcAGGTGACGACAGCTCCAG cgacCTGGACTTCAGCTACCAGAACCAGCCTGAGGACagtgacagggagggaggggccctGCCGGGGCCCAGCCCCCCCAAGCCTGCGGAGCTGGAGGAAGTGAAGACAATCCCAGATACCAGCCAGTGA
- the ZBTB7B gene encoding zinc finger and BTB domain-containing protein 7B, with translation MGSPEDDLIGIPFPDHSSELLSSLNEQRQLGVLCDVTIKTRGLEYRTHRAVLAGCSRYFKKLFAGPGPGAGQEVCELDFVGPEALGALLEFAYTATLTISSANMGEVLQAAQLLEIPCVIAACVEILQGSGREAPGPDDGDCERARRYLEAFAALPDGPGATLLPARPAPRRSKKTRKFLQARSSRLNHHAEEPGPGSPLPEPREPSPLLPPAPEGLAQPYEGYEAAEEEELPPHPYPYPYPYPYQPALSPEDAGSDEDPIDPDLMAYLSSLQQEPLAPGLDSPDKLVRKRRSQMPQECPVCHKVIHGAGKLPRHMRTHTGEKPFACEVCGVRFTRNDKLKIHMRKHTGERPYSCQHCSARFLHSYDLKNHMHLHTGARPYECYLCHKAFAKDDHLQRHLKGQNCLEVRTRRRRREEPPPPPAGPPGLDLSNGRLESLRLSLARFWDPARAPPPNEDEEEEEGEEGPQLDGAVPVETA, from the exons ATGGGGAGCCCCGAGGATGACCTGATCGGCATCCCCTTCCCGGACCACAGCAGCGAGTTGCTGAGCAGCCTGAACGAGCAGCGCCAGCTGGGGGTGCTGTGCGACGTGACCATCAAGACGCGGGGGCTGGAGTACCGCACCCACCGGGCcgtgctggctggctgcagccgcTACTTCAAGAAGCTGTTCGCGGGGCCGGGGCCCGGCGCGGGGCAGGAGGTCTGCGAGCTGGACTTCGTGGGGCCCGAGGCGCTGGGCGCGCTGCTGGAGTTCGCCTACACGGCCACGCTCACCATCAGCAGCGCCAACATGGGCGAGGTGCTGCAGGCCGCCCAGCTGCTGGAGATCCCCTGCGTCATCGCCGCCTGCGTGGAGATCCTGCAGGGCAGCGGGCGGGAGGCGCCCGGGCCCGACGACGGGGACTGCGAGCGGGCGCGCCGCTACCTGGAGGCCTTCGCCGCCCTGCCGGACGGGCCCGGggccaccctgctccctgcccgccCGGCCCCCCGCCGCAGCAAGAAGACCCGCAAGTTCCTGCAGGCCCGATCCTCCCGGCTCAATCACCACGCTGAGGAGCCGGGCCCCGGCAGCCCCTTGCCCGAGCCTCGGGagccctctcccctgctgcccccggcgCCCgagggcctggcccagccctACGAGGGCTACGAGgcggctgaggaggaggagctgccccCGCACCCCTACCCCTACCCGTATCCCTACCCCTACCAGCCAGCCCTGTCCCCCGAGGACGCTGGCTCTGACGAGGACCCCATTGACCCTGACCTCATGGCCTACctgagctccctgcagcaggagcccttGGCCCCCGGCCTGGACAGCCCGGACAAGCTGGTGCGCAAGCGTCGCTCCCAGATGCCCCAGGAGTGCCCCGTCTGCCACAAGGTCATCCACGGTGCGGGCAAGCTGCCCCGGCACATGCGCACCCACACTGGCGAGAAGCCCTTCGCCTGTGAGGTGTGTGGCGTCCGCTTCACCCG gaACGACAAGCTGAAGATCCACATGAGGAAGCACACGGGCGAGCGGCCCTACTCCTGCCAGCACTGCAGCGCCCGCTTCCTGCACAGCTACGACCTGAAGAACCACATGCACCTGCACACGGGCGCCCGGCCCTACGAGTGCTACCTCTGCCACAAGGCCTTCGCCAAGGACGACCACCTGCAGCGCCACCTCAAGGGCCAGAACTGCCTGGAGGTGCGGACGCGCCGGCGCCGGCGCGAGGagccccccccgccgcccgccGGCCCCCCGGGCCTTGACCTGTCCAACGGGCGCCTGGAGAGCCTGCGCCTCTCGCTGGCCCGCTTCTGGGACCCGGCCCGCGCCCCCCCGCCcaacgaggacgaggaggaggaggagggggaggaggggccgcAGCTGGACGGGGCCGTCCCCGTGGAGACAGCGTAG